The DNA sequence TCGGACAGCAGCTGCGCGATCTCCGACAGGATCTCGAGGTGCTGCTGCGTGGCTTGCTCGGGCACGAGCAGGAAGATCAGGAGCCCGACGGGCTGGCCGTCGGGCGCCTCGAACGGGATCGCCTCGGCAAGCCGGACGAAGGCGGCGAGCGGATGCTTGAGACCCTTGATGCGCCCGTGTGGAATCGCGACGCCTTCGCCGAGCCCGGTCGAGCCGAGGCGCTCGCGCGCGAACAGGTTGTCCGTGACGGTGCTGCGGGCGATGCCGTTCTGATTCTCGAAGATCAGCCCCGCTTGCTCGAAGACGCGTTTCTTGCTGGTGACGGAGAGGTCGATGACGACGTTCTCAATGGGCAGGATTTTGGCTAGGCGATTCATGTTGGCAGGCGAGTGGGCGGCCTGGGGTCTCCTTGCTGCGGCAG is a window from the Burkholderia vietnamiensis LMG 10929 genome containing:
- a CDS encoding PTS sugar transporter subunit IIA, yielding MENQSAAARRPQAAHSPANMNRLAKILPIENVVIDLSVTSKKRVFEQAGLIFENQNGIARSTVTDNLFARERLGSTGLGEGVAIPHGRIKGLKHPLAAFVRLAEAIPFEAPDGQPVGLLIFLLVPEQATQQHLEILSEIAQLLSDRDARERLHNETDIAELHRLLTQWQP